One genomic region from Phragmites australis chromosome 1, lpPhrAust1.1, whole genome shotgun sequence encodes:
- the LOC133890989 gene encoding protein JINGUBANG-like, with protein sequence MAMPDQDRAAMAAPLLPRPAFLSSSSFSISSFGSSSSSSFSDAASASSTAGASPMMPRGPCKALTVLRDHPGSVSCLSLCGEFLLSASTGADIVAWQQPDLRCFARFGHGEGSVKALAAAGGRVFSAHQDGRVRVWRVSRRSENAFKLVAALPTARDYLGRIFRQGSYVQTRRNHRRLWIEHADSISCLAVHDGVVYSGSWDKTLKVWRISDLKCLESIRAHDDAVNAVAADGGVIYSASADGRVKAWEKGKASHYLHGVLIARDGVSWNAIAVSIDRRVYAAGSDGHVVGWDRLRSRAAARWSLACDVKAHEMAVLCLCVVGDLLCTGSADKTIGLWRWQSSGEITKVGAIRGHEGPVKCLQASWCRVSNGCMVYSGSLDKSIRVWWVPNGLEGNEQQQDKCFKDQNQNEKACVFLR encoded by the coding sequence ATGGCAATGCCGGATCAAGACCGCGCCGCCATGGCCGCGCCCCTGCTCCCGCGACCCGCCTTCCTGTCGTCGTCCTCCTTCTCGATCTCGTCgttcggctcctcctcctcttcctcgttCTCGGACGCTGCCTCGGCGTCCTCCACTGCGGGCGCGTCTCCGATGATGCCCCGGGGACCGTGCAAGGCACTCACCGTGCTGCGGGACCACCCGGGGTCCGTCTCCTGCCTCTCGCTCTGCGGGGAGTTCCTGCTCAGCGCCTCCACCGGCGCCGACATCGTCGCGTGGCAGCAGCCCGACCTCCGCTGCTTCGCGCGGTTCGGGCACGGGGAGGGATCCGTCAAGGCGCTCGCGGCCGCCGGCGGGAGGGTCTTCTCCGCGCACCAGGATGGCCGCGTCCGCGTGTGGCGCGTGTCGCGCCGATCCGAGAACGCGTTCAAGCTCGTCGCCGCGCTGCCCACCGCCCGGGACTACCTAGGCAGGATCTTCCGCCAGGGGAGCTACGTCCAGACGCGCCGCAACCACCGCCGCCTCTGGATCGAGCACGCTGACAGCATCTCCTGCCTCGCCGTGCATGATGGCGTCGTGTACTCGGGCTCCTGGGACAAGACCCTCAAGGTCTGGCGCATCTCGGACCTCAAGTGCCTCGAGTCCATACGCGCCCACGACGACGCCGTCAACGCCGTTGCCGCGGACGGCGGCGTCATCTACTCGGCCTCCGCCGACGGCCGCGTCAAGGCGTGGGAGAAAGGCAAGGCTTCGCATTACCTCCATGGCGTCCTCATCGCCCGCGACGGCGTCTCGTGGAATGCCATCGCGGTCAGCATCGACCGCCGGGTGTACGCCGCGGGGTCGGACGGGCACGTCGTCGGGTGGGACAGGCTCcgcagcagggccgccgcccgGTGGAGCCTCGCGTGCGACGTCAAGGCGCACGAAATGGCCGTGCTGTGCCTATGCGTCGTCGGCGATCTGCTGTGCACCGGTTCCGCCGACAAGACCATCGGCCTGTGGCGCTGGCAGAGCAGCGGCGAGATCACCAAGGTGGGCGCCATCAGAGGCCACGAGGGACCCGTCAAATGCCTGCAGGCGTCCTGGTGCAGGGTGAGCAATGGCTGCATGGTGTACAGCGGGAGCCTTGACAAGAGCATCAGAGTCTGGTGGGTGCCGAATGGTTTGGAAGGCAACGAGCAGCAGCAAGACAAGTGCTTCAAGGATCAGAATCAGAATGAGAAGGCCTGTGTGTTCTTGAGATGA
- the LOC133886321 gene encoding uncharacterized protein LOC133886321: protein MQTDRFVGPEIVLHFLRPQLRGFPPRVAGAVLETNPCGAAPWDLLERYGLRDQGQFFAMRGRKKPFVGRSVGGGAWMHSSTRCGRSVTDFGVVVRWCRVKFCFYVRGELTQQRSTGWVMEEYEITDPRCYRQDDEGQEDEYWVLCRVRKSRRTAVTASPSPGAKARRRVLAASCRIGGDDELGPDSGVKAKSNSRR, encoded by the exons ATGCAG ACCGATCGCTTCGTTGGGCCCGAGATAGTGCTCCACTTCCTCCGGCCCCAGCTCCGCGGGTTCCCGCCGCGCGTGGCGGGCGCCGTGTTGGAGACCAACCCCTGCGGCGCGGCGCCATGGGACCTCCTGGAGCGCTACGGCCTGCGCGACCAGGGCCAATTCTTCGCGATGCGCGGGCGGAAGAAGCCCTTCGTGGGGCGGtccgtcggcggcggcgcctggaTGCACAGCTCGACCAGGTGCGGCCGGTCCGTCACAGACTTCGGCGTCGTGGTGCGGTGGTGCAGGGTCAAGTTCTGCTTCTACGTGCGCGGGGAGCTCACGCAGCAGCGGAGCACCGGGTGGGTCATGGAGGAGTACGAGATCACGGACCCCCGGTGCTACCGCCAGGACGACGAAGGCCAGGAGGACGAGTACTGGGTGCTCTGCCGCGTCAGGAAGAGCAGGAGGACCGCCGTGACGGCTTCCCCGTCCCCAGGGGCCAAAGCTCGGAGGCGCGTGCTCGCCGCAAGCTGCCGAATAGGCGGTGATGACGAACTCGGTCCGGATTCGGGAGTGAAGGCAAAGAGTAATTCACGGCGGTGA